Proteins from one Candidatus Sulfotelmatobacter sp. genomic window:
- a CDS encoding phenylalanine--tRNA ligase beta subunit-related protein: MALQARAPGVTLEVDETLRGALALGVLEAEHLRLEPLPTEFDAEAERVTSHLIAAFAGKSPADIPGVAETRALFHRLDLDPTKTRPSSEALLRRVLQGKGLPRVNPAVDVCNLCSLEHQLPLGLYDRDQLKGMMRARVGTPGEGYSGIRKHRVNLEGRMLLADDEGPFGAPTSDSARTSVGPRTRHVVVVMYCPSDRVGTHLSVALERLADLLTRFCSAHVVAVRVVN, translated from the coding sequence ATGGCACTCCAGGCGCGCGCGCCGGGTGTGACGCTCGAGGTGGACGAGACGCTGCGCGGTGCGCTGGCGCTCGGCGTGCTCGAAGCGGAGCATCTCCGGCTCGAACCACTTCCCACGGAATTCGACGCGGAAGCCGAGCGCGTGACGTCGCATCTGATCGCGGCGTTCGCCGGCAAGTCCCCGGCCGACATCCCCGGCGTGGCCGAGACGCGCGCGCTCTTCCACCGGCTCGACCTCGATCCGACCAAGACGCGCCCGAGCAGCGAGGCTCTGCTTCGCCGGGTGCTGCAGGGGAAGGGGCTCCCGCGCGTGAATCCGGCCGTGGATGTCTGCAACCTCTGCTCGCTCGAGCACCAGCTGCCGCTCGGCCTCTACGACCGGGACCAGCTGAAAGGCATGATGCGCGCGCGCGTCGGAACCCCAGGGGAAGGCTACTCGGGGATCCGCAAGCATCGGGTCAACCTCGAAGGCCGCATGCTGCTGGCCGACGACGAGGGGCCGTTCGGCGCGCCGACCTCGGATTCGGCGCGCACCTCGGTTGGGCCCCGCACCCGCCACGTGGTGGTGGTGATGTACTGCCCGAGCGATCGGGTGGGGACCCATCTCTCGGTCGCGCTCGAGCGCCTGGCCGACCTGCTGACCCGCTTCTGCTCGGCTCACGTGGTGGCGGTTCGCGTCGTCAACTGA